The genomic window cataaatgttactgtaactaACTCGGGTAACGTTAAGACCAATTTCTCTACCGTCTTGTCGTAGCTAGCCAAGTTAGCTGCCTCTGTCCAGATAACCTTAGCAATGTCCCAGAGCCCTGCAGACCAAGCAGGGCTAACTAACGTTATTCAGGGTTTTCTTCACTTCAGATACAAATTAAACCTGATTTTAGAGAAGGGTAGTCAGGTTTGTGACGCTGGCAGGGTCGTGTTAACATAATATTGAATTTTCTGGTTGCAATGTCATGTAAGTTAGCTTAACTGGCCTTCTGTAAACTGATACAAGACATATGACCCAATTTAAGGCTATCAATCTTATAATTATCTTAGCTAAGTTTCATATTTATAAGTGTATGTTTGCCAACAAAAAAGCTTCTCTTCTCAGTTTTTCATGAAGAATGTAACCAATAACAGACCATTAAATCTTCCACTAATAAGAAGGCTGTAGAAATTGTAACTGAGTGTTTTGCTTTTAATGTCTTACTTTAACTGTACTCTGTTTATGTCAATTATGTATTTAgtttttatacattatttttattctttttttatttgtatttaattttcCTTCTATTTCTTATGTGTTGGTCATGAACACCCCTGGCATTTTGTTCCCAAGAATGTACCTCATGTTCATTCATGTACTTAATAAACTGGGCGAGGCTTTTTTATATATAAGGTAGAGTTTTGGTCTCTGTCTATGGTACGACTTTTCTTGTCTACAGGACAAGTGTCAATTCAGGATCAGCAAGAAATGTGTAACTAACTAAATTAGTTTACATGTGTTCTAATATTTTGCATAAAATTACTAAACCACTTCCTTTCAATGTGTCAGTTTTCCAAGGTGTCATTTCCTGAAGGGTCACATTCATCTGGTGCAGTAACACTGTAGCACTACTGGCAGTCCTGTGACCCAAGAaaataatgtgctgcagctgaagaTGGGTGGTAGCGGCTCCAAATCCAAAGGATTTTGGCCTTTTTCTGGCTCAGGTAGTGTGGATGATCCAACCAAAGATGGAAATGAGCGGCCACTGGCGAGAGTGCGAAGTTTCCCAGGTGCAACACCTTTTGTGTTTACTAGACGAAGGTAAATAATGCCTCAGTGGGTTGTGTGCACCAATATACAtatcatttgttgttgttgtttttcttaaggTATTGTACTGTACCAGACTCACAGACTGATATACAgcataaatgacaaaacataCATGCAGTACATGCTCCAAACATCCTGACCAAACCTCACCTAAAAAATGCACGATTGGGCTAACATGACATGCCCTTAGAACAAGCTAGAGAATATTGTATGAcgttgtgttttatttgctaCCAAAAGTACTAAATTGAAAAACCCAACACTGCTATAAAGGCCTGGCTATCGTGAGGTGTACCTGTGTTTGCACAGAAAACATTCCCACACATGTTCACATTCAGCCGGAGCTGTTGACTCTGGCTAAGACGGAGTCAAATTCATGCCGTTTGCACATCAATTCTGACCCATCCACTGACTGACTGCACATTATTGTGTTACCAGGATTTCTTGGATCAAGTGACACATGTTCATTCAGCCAATTTCCACAATAATGTGTCCActataatttcattttcctgtttttttaaaaattttttattgttgttgacTTAAGTGGACAAAAACATATTGTAGTCCTCTGCTGCTGTAGCTGATCTGCAGTGGACTTAACTTCCCTCTTACACTACTGTTGTACTGAGTTGTTATTTGCATACCTGTGGCTGAGCTGTTAGCATACCGTACTCCtctgacatttcaaaaacagggcATTTTATATATAAGAAGACAGCTGactagtgtttttttatttctgatacCATTTTAGGTAAACTACACATTGTAATGTAGCGGAGGCATAAGGACACTAAACAGCTGGTTGTGACGTGCTATGGGGGGCCTAGCATCctaaaaaattaattttttcattatgattttgcattttttttactcattttctcATTGGCTAGCTCtcttttttgtgtaaaaataaatagtttgtaCACAATTAATGTTTGATATTCTCTAGATTGTGTGATATAAATTAACGATAAAATGACTCAAGCCACAATTCCTCCAGTTTTCATCAACCTGTGATTTAAGTATCAACAGAATTTGCAAATGTTAGGATGGATACAGACAAATTACTAGCATATTATGTATTTACAGATAATTCATTttgcctctctgctgcagctctaTGTACTTTGACGAAGACGGTGACTTGGCCCACGAGTTCTATGAAGAGACAATTGTGACAAAAAACGGACGTAAAAAAGCCAAGCTGAGGAGGATTCAAAAAAACTTAACACCTCAGGTGAGAATCATACTCCTAAACTAGGACTTTGCTTACCAATGCTAGTTCTCTGTATTGTCAGCTGAAACAATTTCATCTCTTTTGTATCCTTCCAGGGAATTATAAGGCTGGACCACCCTTGCATCCATGTAGATTTCCCAGTTGTCCTCTGTGAAGCCTGACGACGACTGAGCAGTGTCTCAGATTTGCCACTGTCAACTCCGTCCTGTGGTTTCCCTTACAGCTGGATACCAGAACCAccttttaaaataacatgatcTCTTGATATATATGATGCCCTTATGTGGACAGGCTGATGCAATGTGTGCCGAGCCTCTGCATGTGATCTGTTTTTGGCTTGTGTGCAGTTAGACACAGTATAGTCACCTATGGGGGATCTAGAAGGGTGCCAAGTTGGCAAAACGTACTCAGTTTACAGATCAtggtttgtgtgcatgtaagcgtgtatgtgtgtgtgcagacacgGGATGAAATGTGACAGAGTCCTGAATTTATTGCTGCAGATTTTCTGGGATGTTTCATAGAACTCTAGAGGAGTTTAAGGAGATTGTAATCAGCTCTTCCCCACGTCACAGTCATATCTAGAGCAGGAAAGTTCAAGTGCACACTTGAGTTTTTTGACACCATCATGACTTGATTTATTATGCATGGAAAAGGATCTACTTATTGGTAAAAGCCTTGGGAGTTGACAATCAGTGGCCCACAAAATTAAAAGTGGATAACGTCATATTATAATGTTTGAAGGACTGGTAACGATGACCTCGGTGTGACCAGACCTCAGAGCCACACATGtacacagcagcagtgagtcTAATAAGAGATactgttgtttctgttgctgCTTTGGCATactatgtttcacttttaatttattataactgttttttaattacaatttgaaaCGCTGAACTGTGTCATGGTCCTCTTTTTATATTGATCCACCGTAGTTGAGCAGTATTTTTAGGTGCATTTACTTCACAAGTCTAGATCAATTGGAGAAGAAAATCTATGGATTTTCTTGGATGATTTTATAATCATTGCTTATAAAAATTGCATGTGTAAAATAGATACTACACTATTAATGTAGTCATGTTGTGGGTATATTTTCTGGGGATTAGGAAGTTCTAGCAACCTTGGGggaatttattaatttaatttacattgtACAACTGAAAAATTACTTAAGTCCACTCGGTAGCTTTTTCTGCAGATTTTTCAGGGTTTTATTATCTCCCTGTCACATATGACCACTTGTTAATGCAGTAACAGACTTGCATGTGTGAATTTAGACCTGCGTTGTGTGaaatatttacagaaatatttccTTGCTTTTGGGAGGACATGGAGTACTAATCTCACTTGATTTCTAAAATCCAGGCTGCAGCCCTGATAGACACCACATTTTAATGGGTGATTTAATACAAAATACTGCAATAATTATATTATTCAATCATAAAGTCATGTTACCTAGAGATCTAAAGGACCTGAAGATGAACATTTGGAATCCAAAGTTTTAAAGCTGTGGGTTTGGACCAATCAtgctgacacattttttttcaataatctACATAATGGTACCTCCATCTGGAGTTGTGTAGTTTGCGTTCCAAACCGAAATGCTGGAAGAGTGAAAGAAGTTTCCAGAAGAAGTCTCTTTTCAGCCGTGTCAAATGAACCTTTATATAACAATAATTTGGCAAGCTAGTAAGAGCAATTTGTCAAAATGTCTCTTGTAACAATGgaaaattcagatttttagCAAAGGTTAAAAAAACTCATGAATTGACAGGACCTGTTCACTCATTACAAATCATGCCCCTGACCTCCACCTGAGATTGAAAAAAAGAGCCACCTGCAGAGGAAATTGCGAAGGCAAACCATTGTCAGGGggcttaagtgtgtgtgtgtctgctaaTGAGAGACGGATGAAGATAAGACAAAAGTGAAGGTCGTGAATGCCATCTCCATGGGAAAAGGTTCGCTATTAAGCTGTCTGTGATATTGTTCTCCTTTAGAGGATAAAACAGGCTGTGCCAAAATCCACTCCACTTTATTGCTTCCATGAAATGATTTTACTCTGCATAATGCTTTGTGCGTTTTTACCTCTGGGCAAGTACCCTTTTTAAGCTGAGTCCAGGGGAGAAAAGCCACAACAATtactttttgtttaattttacaAAGCTGTAATAATATGTAAGGACATGAAGTGAGAAAAAAGAAGACCTGACTCGGCAAACCGCCAAAACTTTGCTGACATGTGTCGGCACATTTGAGACATAAAAACTccttaagtaaataaaatattatttaaatcagatttattATTCACAGGAACCATTGGCATCCTAAATGTGATTGTTTAAGAATTTGTGAATTAAcccttttttaattaaaatgtaagatttttgcctttattggactgTTGACATTAAAtaggcagacaggaaacaagggagagagagttATGACGTGCAACAAAAGTCCCTGACTGGAAGTGAACAAAGGATTGTATAAACAACACCAGAAAAATCCAGAATACTATATGATGACTCAGGTTTAACAACTGGGACGGCCTTATGTCTTCATAAGACTTCAAAAGAAAGCTATTAGTCATGAGGTGCATGTTAGAAATTTAATGGTGATAATGAGGCTAAGACATCAATTATGTGACAACACGCTTTGTCTGTATGaacaatttaaatattaaactcATGTGTTCGATGAGCTCATTTAGTTCAACTGAAGATAATCAATCTGTGAGTAATGTTTACCTTTTCAGCTCTTGAAAGGGGTATTTATGTGATGCATGAGTCTCATACAAATGAGTTAATTTGATAATGCAAACCCCAACATTGCAGCGGGCTTATAACTTCTTTACTTACAAACAGCACAAGTATAAGACATCTATATTAAGTCCTTAAACGCTGAAGTCATTTAGTGGCATCAGGATTCTTTTAGTTCTTGGTGACCTGCACATCTTGTAAGTAATAACTACAACTATAATTTGATGGCCCTCATGTAAGATCTTTCTTAAAATAGTCACATAACTGACACAGACCCTCCCtagtttcaaaacaaaaactcacCATTCAaagacgggttcacaattttccaagtctgtcttaaaacaataagtACCCAAATGGActgtgaaacaggtttttcttgccataatcattcctccagttcatactagccattagaagatcccttcataatgcatttacgatgtaaatgatgggggacaaaatccaaacTTTAAACAATACTGCATCTTGTGACTCCACCATTTAAAACAACTATAATGTTTTGTGTGCCCAGTCAGTGACATCAGAACAATGTACTACAGCATGTTAGAGAAACAGGCATAGCAACTTGTTGAAACTCCCCTTTTTTCAAAGTGAATGTAAGCAAAATCCTATGGGGAGATGTTTTGCACATGTGTTTGTAACTTCAGATAGAGGTCAAACAGAGGTGGAGCCCGCAGGATATTTAAATACCAGTCAGTGGTGGATTTCAACACAGAATGAACAActccttctgtctcttttgTTAAGAGGATTACACAGACTTTGATAATGGAGCAGAAGATCAATCTTGGCCTCTATGCATCCTGATCTCCAACAACAACTCAAACAGCTTCACTGAATTATTTTTATCCTGAAATTTGAGAAGCAGAGGCTACGGGTAAGAAAACTTCTTGaaacaacagatttttaaaaaagaattatCATGTTATCAAGAATATGTTTGCTTTATCAACATGAAATATGTGTTGTCTTGCACATTTCTTGCACAGTGGGATCACATTTGTCACCATTTAGAGCAAGAGCTTGTATTCAAGCTTAAATGTATAGCAGACATCTTAAAAGACAAAGTACAAAATTAATGCTATTCCAGCACACTGCAACCAGCCAACtttttcaaaactaaaattatGCCCATTCTAAAGCTGTAAATAGAAACTTTGTAAATATGACCAGTgtttctaaaaaataaaaaaaaaactagtgtGGTAGTCAATCTGCACATTATGTATGTTCTTTTTTAATCTATGCACCTTGAAACAAAAGTGCATGTTTGACTTTCAAACAGATGTTAGTGTTGGCAAAgtaataaaacagttttcttcCATTTAATTTATGCTAAAGGGCCACAGTGAGACATGCATAACAGATTGCTAGACATAAACCTTTGTGTGAACAggtttttaacaaataaattatgttttggtAGATTGGTAGAGAGATTGTACAAGacatagaaagaagaaaaggggaCATATATAGGACATACATCCAGTAACAATGTATTAAGTACTACACATTTACTTAATTGTTGTGTGAAGGATGTTTTGGATTACTGTAGACAGAGGGAATTATTCATATAATGCAGATATTTTAGTTCATacaaaacagatatttttctaattACTTTTGCAATTGAATTCTAttagataaaaaagaaacacacctaACCTCATGCTTAAGTGTCCAGTCATTCAATCactccttcattcattcattcattcattgagtCAGTCAGTCCTTCTCCCCTTCATCCATTAATTTTACGTTCACGATTAGGtttaaacttctttttttttttgaattcaCTTTTTTATACACATTGGTAAAATAGCTGCACAGTAGAGAACAGTCAACAACTGTCAAATATTTCGACATGTAGggaatatgtttcatatttggCCTCATCAAAGAAACTCAATGCAGAGCAGAACTTGAGGAACGGACTATTTGGTCTCATAAAGGGGGGGTGAAAGACACTGTAATGTAATTGTATGGTAAAATATATGCCACATGGGGTTAAGATTATGGTTAAGTGGTACAATTTAGTGTTGGTCAAGCTAAAATCCAACCTTGTATGAATAAAGATGTCAAAAAAGGCTGATTCAATTTCTTTCATAAATTCAACAAAAGCCCCCTACTCAGGAACTCAATGCACTGATCTGTTGTTGCTCAACGTTACCCGTCATCACCATCATTTCTCTAGCCGCAGCTGGCAGATTTGTAAATTATGAGCATGGATTGAACGGACTATGAGCGTTATTTTTCACATGGCAGGGCAGTGGAAAAGTCATTTATCTGACGGTTACATGTGTGGAAGAAACCCGCGTCTTCAGTTTCATCGGAAAAGGTCAGACGGGACAAGAAGAAACCACGTTAGCTAACTTACTTTAGCACGTCTGTTACTTTCAATGAAACTTGAAGCTAATTTGGCTAATTTGTGTTAGTATAAGGACAGGAGGTGTTTAAATTAGTCTCATATGATAGACGCTAGCGGAAAcgtttgttattgttttacttttactttatcgCAAACTAACATTTAACTTATCACAGATTTCCCGAAATAAAATGATTCAGTCAACATCTATCAAACAGGAAGTTGACTGTTATTATTGTGATTAAGACTTGATCGTTTTGGTAATAAATTAGCATTTTTCTAAATCTAGCCAGCTTAGACCTTAGCCTTAGATGTATTCTTTATTCTGTAACGTTATTCTGATATTTATTCCCTTATTTGTgagatgacatgttccttttaTCCTGAACATCCTGAAGAAACACATATCTCCTCAAAGTCGACCTCAATATTTAATATACTTCACAGATTTGATATTTCTGACATCATTATAAAtctgtttgtcctttttttttgcagagaaagaagagagaaggtgAGCAGTGGCCATGGAGGCTGTatttcactctctcctctctgcagctgGCCGGCTGCCTTGGTTTCTTCTGACACTGTTAACATCATGGACGGTCATGTCTTCAGCAGATATAAAGCAGACAAGATGGCCATTATACTCCCAGAAGCCTATTCTTCTTGCATGGAATGCCCCAACACAGGAGTGTGCCCCGCGACATCGCGTAACTTTATCTTTGGACCAGTTTGACATTGTGGCGTCCCCCAATGAGGGCTTTGTCCGGCAGAACCTTACTATCTTCTACAAGGAGCGCCTCGGGCTGTATCCCTATTATGAGCGTGGTGGCACTGCAGTGAATGGAGGCCTTCCACAGCTTGCTAGCCTCACTCAGCACTATGAAAAGATGCCTGAAGGGGTGCAAAAATACATACGTGAGCCAGACGCAAAAGGTTTGGCTGTTATTGACTGGGAGGAGTGGCGCCCATTGTGGATCCGAAATTGGGATATTAAGGATATCTATCGAAATAAATCCCGTGAGATGGTGGCCAACAAGAACCCTAAGTGGACCCTGGAACAAGTGGGAAAAGTTGCACAGCAGGAATTTGAGCTCTCGGCTCGCCAATTCATGCTGCAGACTCTGAAAATTGCAAAGAATTTGAGGCCCAATCAACTGTGGGGCTTCTACCTGTTTCCAGACTGTTACAACCATGACTACAGGAGTGGCCTGAAGAACTATACAGGCCGCTGCCCTGTGGTGGACATGGCCCGCAATGATCAACTTAACTGGTTGTGGATGGAATGCACTGCACTCTTCCCGTCTATATACATTGATTCTATGCTGAAATCCACAAATTATGGGAGCTTGTTTGTTCGAAACAGGGTGAAGGAGGCAATGCGCCTGGCGTCTGTTGGGGATGGATTAGCGCATCCTGTATTTGTTTACA from Thunnus maccoyii chromosome 3, fThuMac1.1, whole genome shotgun sequence includes these protein-coding regions:
- the tusc2b gene encoding tumor suppressor 2, mitochondrial calcium regulator b, with protein sequence MGGSGSKSKGFWPFSGSGSVDDPTKDGNERPLARVRSFPGATPFVFTRRSSMYFDEDGDLAHEFYEETIVTKNGRKKAKLRRIQKNLTPQGIIRLDHPCIHVDFPVVLCEA
- the hyal2b gene encoding hyaluronidase-2, with the protein product MEAVFHSLLSAAGRLPWFLLTLLTSWTVMSSADIKQTRWPLYSQKPILLAWNAPTQECAPRHRVTLSLDQFDIVASPNEGFVRQNLTIFYKERLGLYPYYERGGTAVNGGLPQLASLTQHYEKMPEGVQKYIREPDAKGLAVIDWEEWRPLWIRNWDIKDIYRNKSREMVANKNPKWTLEQVGKVAQQEFELSARQFMLQTLKIAKNLRPNQLWGFYLFPDCYNHDYRSGLKNYTGRCPVVDMARNDQLNWLWMECTALFPSIYIDSMLKSTNYGSLFVRNRVKEAMRLASVGDGLAHPVFVYTRPTYISQMTLLTEKDLVSTIGESVALGVAGVIFWGDTSYASSNVSCSTLNKYLQGPLGRYLLNVSTAAEQCSQVLCKSHGRCLRTVPDSDVYLHLNPLTHSITSQGGQLKVTGVPGQAELTLFHTHFQCQCYSGYRGEGCAQKEKGQNKASSVLGTWPLCFLLPLGLLTLLH